Proteins co-encoded in one Paracrocinitomix mangrovi genomic window:
- the murG gene encoding undecaprenyldiphospho-muramoylpentapeptide beta-N-acetylglucosaminyltransferase, whose product MPLRKVIISGGGTGGHIFPAIAIANKIKEKYPDCEILFVGAEGKMEMEKVPKAGYKIVGLPIRGIQRKLSLKNLAVPFKLIQSLRRAKKIIKNFKPDIAIGVGGYASAATLRVASKMKIPTLIQEQNGYPGVTNKILGKRVQTICVAYDHLDRFFPKEKIVKTGNPVRAEVVQIEGKRESAFKGYNLNPNKKTILVIGGSLGARTLNESIQKDIQKILDNDFQLIWQCGSFYKNQLQPFVDELKSENIYFSDFIFDMDHAYAAADLIISRAGAISVSEVCLIGKPVILVPSPNVAEDHQTKNAMALVKEDAAVLVKDVEAREKLVDEAIQIMKSEDKGKVLSQNILKMGIADATDRILNEIEKLVK is encoded by the coding sequence ATGCCATTGCGTAAAGTAATTATATCAGGAGGTGGAACCGGAGGGCATATCTTTCCGGCTATCGCTATTGCAAACAAAATCAAGGAAAAATATCCTGATTGTGAAATTTTGTTTGTGGGCGCAGAAGGCAAAATGGAAATGGAAAAAGTGCCAAAGGCAGGTTATAAGATTGTTGGTTTACCTATTAGAGGTATTCAAAGAAAACTGTCCTTAAAAAATTTGGCTGTTCCATTTAAGTTGATCCAAAGCTTGCGCAGGGCAAAAAAGATTATTAAAAACTTTAAGCCTGATATTGCAATTGGAGTTGGAGGATATGCCAGTGCGGCAACTTTGCGTGTGGCATCTAAAATGAAAATACCTACCCTTATTCAAGAGCAAAATGGATATCCTGGTGTGACGAATAAGATTTTGGGTAAAAGGGTGCAAACTATTTGTGTTGCCTATGATCATTTAGATAGATTTTTTCCAAAAGAAAAGATTGTAAAAACAGGAAACCCGGTAAGGGCAGAAGTTGTTCAAATTGAAGGCAAGCGTGAATCGGCTTTCAAAGGATACAACTTAAATCCTAATAAGAAAACAATCTTGGTGATTGGTGGAAGTTTGGGTGCAAGAACATTGAATGAAAGTATACAAAAGGATATTCAAAAAATACTGGACAATGATTTTCAATTGATCTGGCAATGTGGTTCGTTTTATAAGAATCAATTACAACCATTTGTGGATGAATTGAAAAGTGAAAACATATATTTCTCAGATTTCATATTTGATATGGATCATGCATATGCAGCTGCTGATTTAATTATTTCAAGAGCCGGTGCTATTTCAGTTTCAGAAGTTTGTTTGATTGGGAAGCCGGTCATTCTTGTTCCTTCTCCTAATGTGGCAGAAGATCATCAAACTAAAAACGCAATGGCTTTAGTAAAAGAGGATGCGGCTGTTTTAGTAAAAGATGTTGAGGCCAGAGAAAAGTTGGTGGATGAAGCTATCCAAATAATGAAGTCTGAAGATAAGGGTAAAGTACTGTCGCAAAATATCCTGAAAATGGGAATTGCAGATGCTACAGATAGAATATTAAATGAAATTGAAAAGCTAGTAAAGTAA
- the murD gene encoding UDP-N-acetylmuramoyl-L-alanine--D-glutamate ligase has translation MNNNYQNIAILGAGESGVGAALLAVAKGMSVFVSDKGEIKDSYKKELTDAAIEFEEGGHSVDRILSADLIVKSPGIPEKVQLIQDAINKGIPVVSEIEFAGYYTGKKMICITGSNGKTTTTMLTHHILKNAGLNVAMAGNVGESLARQVIEDEADYYVVELSSFQLDGMYDFKADVAVLLNITPDHLDRYNYEMQNYVNSKFRIIQNLTSEDWFVYNADDPIIMEEIAKRDIKAQMAPFSIEKSSGMVGYVNNNQININLSSEKEDEKPDFIMSIHDLSLKGKHNTQNSLASGITSKIIQIRNESIKESLSDFKNVEHRLEFVAKVNGIEFINDSKATNVNSTWYALECMEKPTVWIVGGVDKGNDYDTLIPLVQEKVTAIVCLGTDNEKIKEAFAGSVDVIAESGSAAEAVAMGYRLAKDKQTVLLSPACASFDLFENYEDRGAQFKAAVRAL, from the coding sequence ATGAACAACAATTACCAAAATATCGCAATTCTAGGTGCCGGTGAAAGCGGTGTCGGAGCAGCTTTACTTGCCGTGGCAAAAGGCATGTCAGTTTTTGTTTCAGATAAGGGAGAAATCAAAGATTCTTATAAAAAAGAATTGACTGATGCGGCTATTGAGTTTGAAGAAGGTGGTCATTCAGTTGATAGAATTCTTTCAGCAGATTTAATAGTTAAGAGTCCCGGAATTCCTGAAAAAGTTCAACTAATTCAAGATGCAATTAATAAAGGAATTCCTGTTGTGTCGGAAATTGAATTTGCAGGTTATTACACTGGAAAAAAAATGATCTGCATTACTGGAAGTAATGGTAAAACAACAACTACTATGTTGACACATCATATCCTAAAAAATGCAGGATTAAATGTGGCAATGGCCGGAAATGTTGGGGAATCATTGGCAAGGCAAGTGATTGAAGATGAGGCTGACTATTATGTGGTTGAGCTCAGCTCTTTTCAATTGGATGGAATGTATGATTTTAAGGCTGATGTGGCAGTCTTATTAAACATCACTCCGGATCACCTTGATCGATACAACTATGAAATGCAGAACTATGTGAATTCAAAGTTCCGCATCATTCAAAACCTTACTTCAGAAGATTGGTTCGTGTACAACGCGGATGACCCAATCATTATGGAGGAAATAGCCAAAAGAGACATCAAAGCTCAAATGGCGCCATTCTCAATTGAGAAATCAAGTGGGATGGTTGGATACGTAAACAACAATCAAATCAATATTAACCTGTCATCTGAAAAAGAAGACGAAAAACCAGATTTTATTATGTCGATTCACGATTTATCTCTGAAGGGTAAACACAATACCCAAAATTCATTGGCGTCAGGGATTACGTCAAAAATTATCCAAATCCGTAACGAGTCAATCAAAGAAAGTTTGTCTGACTTTAAAAATGTAGAACACAGACTTGAGTTTGTAGCAAAAGTTAATGGAATTGAATTCATTAATGATTCAAAAGCTACAAATGTAAACTCTACTTGGTATGCTTTAGAGTGCATGGAAAAACCAACAGTTTGGATAGTTGGTGGTGTGGACAAAGGAAATGATTATGATACTTTGATTCCGCTTGTACAAGAAAAAGTTACTGCAATTGTTTGCCTTGGAACTGATAACGAAAAAATCAAAGAAGCATTTGCTGGTTCTGTTGATGTTATTGCTGAGTCAGGTTCGGCTGCAGAAGCTGTTGCTATGGGGTACCGTTTAGCAAAAGATAAACAAACAGTTTTGTTGTCTCCTGCTTGTGCTTCATTTGACTTATTTGAGAATTACGAAGATAGAGGAGCTCAGTTTAAAGCTGCTGTAAGAGCACTTTAA
- the murC gene encoding UDP-N-acetylmuramate--L-alanine ligase — protein MNFNQINNVYFIGIGGIGMSALARYFHSQGKKVEGYDKTSTELTRQLESEGIKVHYEDKGLEVLDWYSHIDTLIIYTPAIPAEFGELKAFQEHHFNVIKRAKALGIISDEFETFAVAGTHGKTTTSTILAHVLNLTEEKCNAFIGGISTNYHSNIILNPESHRIVVEADEFDRSFLNLSPNYAIITSIDSDHLDIYGDGSHLIKSFNDFINLMKYPGTLIINSSIDLDQFEFENDLRIITYGVENRSDYRLHALKYENGRFYFDILGMADIYRNVEFGLPGQHNAENATAVFGLCIQLGVPEEIIRKAFAGFKGVKRRFDFRVRKEDIVVIDDYAHHPTEIDAFLRSVKKLYPNKKITVIFQPHLFSRTRDFMDGFADALGLADELFLLPIYPARELPIEGVTSEVLLEMVNLDDKEMSSLSTIVDTIKDRDNEVICILGAGDIDTIVEPISQLYS, from the coding sequence ATGAATTTTAATCAAATAAATAACGTCTATTTTATTGGAATTGGTGGGATTGGTATGTCTGCACTGGCTAGATATTTTCATTCTCAAGGTAAAAAGGTTGAGGGCTACGATAAAACCAGTACTGAACTTACCAGACAGTTAGAATCTGAAGGAATTAAGGTTCATTATGAAGATAAAGGACTTGAGGTCTTGGATTGGTATTCACACATTGATACTTTGATAATTTATACACCGGCCATTCCTGCAGAATTTGGTGAGTTAAAGGCTTTTCAAGAACATCATTTTAATGTGATAAAACGAGCCAAAGCTTTGGGGATTATCTCTGATGAGTTTGAAACTTTTGCTGTGGCCGGAACCCATGGGAAAACAACAACTTCTACCATTTTAGCGCATGTTCTTAATCTAACTGAAGAAAAATGTAATGCTTTTATAGGAGGGATTTCAACCAACTATCACTCAAATATTATATTAAATCCTGAGTCGCATAGAATAGTTGTGGAGGCGGATGAATTTGATCGTTCGTTTTTGAACTTAAGTCCTAATTATGCAATTATCACTTCTATTGATTCAGATCACCTGGATATTTATGGAGACGGAAGTCATTTAATAAAGTCATTCAATGATTTTATCAATTTAATGAAGTATCCCGGAACATTGATTATTAATTCTAGTATTGACCTTGATCAATTTGAATTTGAAAATGATTTAAGAATCATTACCTATGGAGTTGAGAATAGAAGTGACTACAGATTACATGCTTTAAAGTACGAAAACGGTCGTTTTTATTTTGATATTTTGGGTATGGCAGATATTTACAGAAATGTAGAGTTTGGTTTGCCTGGTCAACACAATGCTGAGAATGCAACAGCTGTTTTTGGTTTATGCATCCAATTAGGTGTACCTGAAGAAATAATTAGAAAAGCTTTTGCCGGATTTAAAGGTGTTAAAAGAAGATTTGACTTTAGAGTTAGAAAAGAAGATATAGTAGTGATTGATGATTATGCTCATCATCCAACAGAAATTGATGCTTTTTTAAGATCTGTCAAAAAGCTTTATCCAAACAAAAAAATAACTGTCATTTTCCAGCCTCATTTGTTTTCCAGAACAAGAGATTTTATGGATGGATTTGCTGATGCTTTAGGATTGGCGGACGAGTTGTTTTTATTACCAATTTATCCGGCAAGAGAACTACCTATTGAAGGCGTAACCTCTGAAGTATTGTTGGAGATGGTGAACTTAGATGATAAAGAAATGTCTTCATTAAGCACTATTGTTGATACAATAAAAGATAGAGATAATGAGGTGATTTGCATTCTTGGAGCAGGTGATATAGATACTATTGTTGAACCAATAAGTCAACTTTATTCATGA
- a CDS encoding FtsW/RodA/SpoVE family cell cycle protein, translated as MKNLFKYLGGDKNIWVLSIVLGILSVVSVFSFIPILVKTKEMSYSYLFFKHLILLGLGFVIMYIVHKIPVRVFSKLSKILFYISIVLLVLTMFMGESVNGADRWLKIPFLPFSFQTSDFAKLALVIYLARQLVKREKDFNDFNTVFKYILLPTGLTMFLILPSNLSTAVLIGLLAFVMMIMAKFPFKWIFLSMGGVTLIFSLLLLVSSAYPEALPRVDTWRSRIVNAFADEGEVDPNKNMQVNNALAAIKNGAVPKGPGNGVLKQYIPEAYADFYFAALIEEGGLLMAVVVIMLYMWLFYRIIKTSIGAKSEFATYLAVGIGVMMMSQVMVNMMVSTKLMPVTGQNMPLLSMGGTSAWFTCIAFGIVLSISREQMKEKKSDKPDNELNTITETQNAIA; from the coding sequence ATGAAAAACTTGTTTAAATATCTCGGAGGTGATAAGAATATCTGGGTACTTTCAATAGTGCTCGGTATATTGTCTGTTGTCTCGGTATTTAGTTTTATTCCAATTCTGGTTAAAACTAAAGAGATGAGTTATTCATACCTGTTTTTCAAGCATCTTATTCTGCTAGGATTGGGATTTGTGATCATGTATATCGTGCACAAGATCCCGGTACGCGTTTTTTCAAAATTGTCAAAAATCCTCTTTTACATTTCTATTGTATTACTGGTGCTTACCATGTTTATGGGAGAAAGTGTAAATGGGGCAGATCGTTGGTTAAAAATTCCGTTTTTACCTTTTTCTTTTCAAACCTCAGATTTTGCAAAACTGGCACTTGTTATTTATTTAGCCAGACAGCTCGTAAAAAGAGAAAAAGATTTCAATGATTTTAATACGGTTTTTAAGTATATCCTTTTGCCAACTGGTTTAACCATGTTCTTGATTTTACCATCAAACTTATCCACTGCTGTGTTGATTGGTTTGTTGGCATTTGTGATGATGATCATGGCCAAGTTTCCTTTTAAATGGATCTTTCTTTCAATGGGTGGAGTTACACTCATTTTTTCGCTCCTTTTGTTAGTCTCAAGTGCTTATCCAGAGGCTTTGCCAAGGGTAGATACCTGGAGAAGTAGAATTGTAAATGCTTTTGCAGATGAAGGAGAAGTGGATCCTAATAAAAATATGCAAGTAAATAATGCCCTGGCTGCCATTAAAAATGGAGCAGTTCCCAAAGGTCCGGGTAATGGTGTGTTAAAACAGTACATTCCGGAGGCTTATGCAGATTTTTACTTTGCAGCTTTAATTGAAGAAGGTGGCTTATTGATGGCCGTTGTGGTCATCATGCTATACATGTGGCTCTTTTATCGGATTATTAAAACGTCTATTGGCGCCAAATCAGAATTCGCTACTTATCTGGCGGTTGGAATTGGGGTGATGATGATGTCTCAGGTAATGGTTAATATGATGGTAAGTACCAAGTTGATGCCTGTTACCGGTCAAAATATGCCCTTGCTTTCAATGGGAGGAACATCCGCATGGTTTACTTGTATTGCTTTTGGAATTGTGCTAAGCATAAGTCGTGAGCAAATGAAGGAAAAGAAGTCAGATAAACCTGACAATGAATTAAACACTATAACTGAAACTCAAAATGCCATTGCGTAA